aggcTTCAAAAAGGCAGGACAAATTCcacaaaaatgccaaaaggCACAGAAAAAAGTTGATAAAAACATCGGAAAACATGACTAAAAAACTtagataaaagtgacaaaaacgtcaaaacgttgacccagaaaaacaaaaagttgcatggtcgacgggaagacaacacaagggttaagcttTTGCTACAATTTGagaaaatgaatataaataaagacataGGATAAGGATAATTCAATTATTGCTTATTGGATTTCTGCAAAATAATACTTTGATTATATTATCTCATCATGTTATCATTCCACAAATGTCCAAATTAGTCATTCACAACAAGCTGTAATTATAGATTAACAAAGTTCAGGGTTCCCCCCAGAGAAGTTGTCAAACCCGGTGGCAAGTGTCTATTTTTATGtgataataaactgaatatctttgagattTGGATCACCTTGAGCTTAAGGAAATCGTGATAGgcacttttcactttttttctgacattttatagacctaaagattaatcaattgatgggggaaaaaaaaaaaagacctagAGCAGTTTATTGCTTCTTCCATCCGCATGATTATTTTACATGTGATTTCCGGCTTGTTGCCCAGCCCTAACGTGGATGGCAAATTCATTCAAGACCTGAGATACAAACTTAAATGCTTTACATGGACATTAGACAGGGAGGGGATCACATGCTTTGACTGCGTGTGTCACGTGATTAGTTAAGGACTCTTAGGTTATTCAGTTACATCTCTGGGTTCACTCAGATGACAGATGTTCTGTCTTGTGTGACGCAAGCAAACAAAACCTTTTGTAGTGTTACATTAAGAGAGTGATCGTATAAGATAAGCCGATATTGACTACAGTGCAAACATTTCACTGACAGGTAAATGGATTTTTCAAGTAATTCAATAAAAAACTGCTGTACTCCGTGTACTATATGCCCCATTACACAACCATTGTTGTCCTGAAAGCCAGGAGGGATTTCGCTCCTCAGATAATGATTGTAATCTGTTATGATCTAAATGGAGACTGTCAGTTTGAAGTTCAGCCAGCACTCGCCATGTTgtctgctctctcctactgcaCTATCCTAGTGATGGACAGACAGGAATCATGAGGACACACACTGGAGTCTGGTTGCATTAGCCAAGGCGAAATAGAGCAGTGTTGCATAACGCTTACGGTGTGGTCTggaaagagggaggagaaggatAGAGGCAGTGTTAGAAACAGTAGGCATGATTTTTAGCTTTCTAATCTGCCACGGAATGGATATTTTTGTACTttagtttatatatttatacatttggTGGTGGTTTGGGTGTGAAAGAAATGGCATAAGGACTGAGAGTATGTTGCTTGTGTTTGTATATTTATGCATTATGTAGACAGCTGtactgtatacatacagtagctgTACTTTAAACAGCACAGGCCTGTGTACCACTGTAAAGTCTGTGTTGCAGACTcaagcttttcttttaaagtctGCAATCAGGAGAATGGCTTTATTGGCTCCTATCCCTCAGCAGAAGTTTTCCTGCAGGCGTTTCATATCAAACCTGCACAGCACATTTGAAAGCACTAATCAACCTTGAAAAATCTGACCTCACTTGCCGAGAGATATCTGTTTTCTAGTGTGCAGCTTTGTGTCATGTATGTAGATGCTTCATTAGCATTCTAGATTGCAATGTAAATGGTGCAGAAACCTGTTGACCTGGGTTGTGCAGGGGCGTGGTGGGGGGAGGGACACTGCAGTAAATGGCCAATATGTCAGGCCTCTTCCTGAAACCAAgcagattaataatacatttggtTACCAAGGCACCACCTGCATCCATGGTAACATTGTCCGCGCTAGTCAAGTGTGAACAGTGTTTGCCGTCAACTCAATTTCTCTCGTTTTCTCTGCTGGTTAAATCCATAAAGCCGGTGTGGGGGATTGGCAGTTTTATGTAGGTATGAATGGGGCGTGTGATTACTGGTGTACTTTTCCACTGACATCGCATTCATTCACAGCAGTAAAAATGATTCAGTAAACCTCTGGTTGAACCTTGTTATTAGGGAAAATTTTAGAATGACATAATAATTTCAAAATGACTTCCATGAAACTTTGGAGAAGTAAGGGTTGTGCCACCACATTCCACcaacatcaccaccaccaccccaacctggcTGGGTAACATTGACAAtggagatagagagatagatagatagatagatagatagatatatatattattattatatatttattattattattattttctgacaGTTTATAAACCAAAGGATTGATGGAGAAAGTGTAAAAAATGatctgcagattaattgataatgaaaataatcagtagTTTCAGCCCTAAGTGACATTAATTCAAGTCAAATTCGTAACTCTAATTATATACACCCAATATGAACCATTAGATAGTGTGGTCACCCAAATATAACTACATTACCTGTCTAAATGCACCCATTAAATCACACCGTCAATGCAAAGtagcttattattattattattattattattatttcttttctttcttttcttttttttcttcttttttttaaattattattattatgcagtGCATTGTGCAGTCAGCTCTTTCTAGCAACCAAAAACTGTGGTTGCTTCCACTGACTTCCCTTTGCAGCCATTGCCAAAGATGTGTGTTTTCAGATAGTCAGCCATAACAGTAACCCCTCCCCCAACTTCTTCTCAGAGCAGTGTGACACAAGTGTCTCATCTGGTGTTTTCAGTGACTCTCTGACCTGTGGCCTATTTATTCCATTAGATCACAGCTGCCCACTGCTTTTCACTGAACTCATGAATAACtcatcatttcttttcttctgacCGTAAACCCAGGGTGTGTCAAGACATGTATCTCCTGTTTCATTATCAACACTTCACAATAACATACCACATTACCGATAAATCAACACATTCAAATCTCAGAATTAAACAATGATTTCAAATATTTCCAAGAGTGTGTACTGACCACAGTgatcttacaaaaaaaaaatcacttaaatcacaactttttttttttttctattttcagcAATTTTGCTCCTGATCCCCCACAGCCTAGCTCTCTCAAAGACTTTATAAGCATGGAAGTTTCAGCATTGTCTGTTATTTGTTCAGCTTCTTATCAATAAGACCATGTAATGACCAATCACATTTGATTTTTAGAAGAGTGATTTAGTATAttttaactgaaaaaaaaataatccaaaaaaGGAAGGTAAAACAGCATAAAATGCTAATATATCTGGATGTTAgtttgtgaaaacaaaaaggcaaaGTTGTAGCTCTTTGCAATGCCTCTGTCCTCTCTTCCTGCAGCATTGTTTATTTCAATCAGGGATATGCAGTGATTGTGTCTTTGCCAGTTTGGCCTAGATAGTGTccaatcatttatttttcctcTGCTTACTTCTGGGACTTTTGAGATGTAAGAAAGATGTTGAAATTGTGTGAATATTTTTACTGCGAACATTTCGATTAAAATCTTCTCACCTGTTGTTTAATGTATGTTTGTGCTggatacagatttttttttaggggaaCTAATCCTGATTCTACGTCTCTTCTCATAGATTGTTCTAGTAGCAGAGTGAGCCTTCCCCCACACCATGTCCCAGGAGAAGAGTGGATATCCTGTTATGGGTGAGAACAACCCACTTCATAACAACGTTTATGGACCCCCTCAGCCAGGTTTCGGCATGCCCCCTCCCAACTACAGCCAAGCCCCAGGAGGACCGTACCCACCAGCAGTTGGCTATGGACAGCCGGGCTTCCCCCAGGCAGGCCCAGGTTTTGCCCCTGGTCCCTACCCTCAGATGCCTTACCCTCAGATGCCCTACCCACAGGGACCCTACCCACAGGGGCCTTATCAGCAAGGGGTCGCACAGCCAGGCTTTCTCGGTGACCCCTCGGGTGAGTGGTTAAATCATAGATAAGATAAATCATGACATAGCCAAATAGTGGGCCTGTAACTCTACGAAAGTGAGTCATGTCTTTTGACTCTGCTTATGCTCATCCACAAAAATGTGCTCAGCTAAAGtcgtgtttattattattttttccaaacTTTTCCTCTTTGCCCCATTAAGGTGTCTCACTTTTCCATGTAAATGGGTTTACACACTAAACTGTGAATACTAGAAGAGCTGTGTACATTATCCAGGTCAACAGGAAAACACATGGCTGGCTCCAGTTTAGATCAGACTCAACACAGATGACCGGGAAATcaatgagaagatcaatactacAATCGCACACAGacgccacacacacatgtcCATTTGTTTAGCCTAGTTGTGCtagtttaaacaaacaaaaacaaactgtcgTCCTGTTATTATTGTTCACCAGAAACTGTCGGCAGTGCTGGTTACCATGGGGATGTGCCTCCATCTTACTACGACAATGAGGAGTTCACCAACTCTGGCTTTGAGGACAAGAGCATCCGACAAGCCTTCATCAGAAAAGTAGGTCCTTTACCGTTTTCAAAAAGATGAAATGTGTCTGATAAAGAAGTAAATATGGCATTGCATACAACCTCACCTGCTTCATTTCTCTTTCCCACCAGGTCTTCATGGTTCTCACAGTGCAGCTGATGATCACTTTCTCCTTCGTTGCAGTCTTCACCTTTGTCGATGAGGCCAAGTTCTTTGTGCGACGTAATCCTTGGACATACTATGTGTCCTATGCAGTCTTCTTTGTGTCTCTAATCGTCCTCAGCTGTTGTGGAGACTTCCGCCGCAAGCACCCCTGGAACTTGGTTGCACTGGTAAGAACTTGCCCTAATACCAAATCATTCAAAAGTATGGATTAGCCAATGTAAAATTCTgttaaaatgataaataaaccAATTCACGCACAGTGTGTGTACCATTTTAATGGACAATGATTACGATTTTTCAACAGAAAATATGCAAAGCAAGCTGAAGGTGAAAGCTGTAGGTGCTCCTGAGAATCATACATGATCTATCCTAAGGCAGGGGTGTAGTGGAGGCTGCACGTAAACACTGTTTACCCACCTTTCAAATTCTGAAATAGAAACATACTTTACATCACTTTACACATGTTCATGCTAAACTGGGCTCCCTCTGTCAGTTCCTCCTGTAATTTCTAGAAtcgcttgttttgttttccactggAACATTGTACCCCAATGTCTATTGTAGAGCTGCCAGTTAGTCGATTTTGATCATTATAATAATCGTTTTGAATGAGACGTTGCTGTTAAAGCTAGATCTGGTTTATCAAAGACCCTAGCAAACATGGTACAGAACATGGTaaagaaaataagcacagcagaaacgTCAGATAGGTAAGACCTCcgtgtttaactatatatcttCAAATGTTATACTTACGActtaaaatgacaacagaaataaacaagtttgccgATTTCACATATCTCAGCAATTAAAATCAGTGGGCAGTTTTCTACCTAGAAGGGATTTTTGTGTTAGAGCGACATCAAGGTGATTCGGTCTATAGGTTGGTCTTGGTTCAAGATATTATTTTTTGAGACAGACTAATGGCCCATCTTTCCATCATCTCACCTGGATATCTAAACCAAGTAAAGTGTGTCATAAGTGATGTTAATTTGATCGTGCGTTTTCTGTGTCTTGCAGTCCATCCTGACCCTGAGCCTCTCCTACATGGTGGGCATGATCGCCAGCTTCTATGACACAGAGACCGTCATCATGGCCGTGGGCATCACTGCAGTGGTCTGCTTCACTGTCGTGCTCTTCTCACTACAGGTCAGAAAACGCACAAAAAGCTGCTTGAATAAATGTATTGAAATGTCTACAGACAAACAAAGTCACTCTGGTTCAAAAGCTAAAGTGAGAATTTCTTCTGATTAGTTTTTCACAGTAAAGTGCGCAACATTAAACTGAAGGTACGAATGATTGTATTAGTTAAACTCTCAGGAGTAACCAGGGAGACTGAGTTATTGTTTGGAAAAAACTTTGGATTCCAAttgtaaaatgcatttaaatataaatgaatggtttaaaaaatgttttatttgacaaTCAGTCCCATACCTTAGCTCATACACAgtattttccaacattttttctttccttcttcacCACAGAGCAAGTATGACTTCACTTCCTGTCGGGGCGTGCTGTTTGTGTGCCTGATTGTGCTGTTGCTCTTCTCCATCCTCTGCATCTTCATCCGCCACAGGATCCTGCACATCGTCTATGCCTCACTGGGGGCCCTGCTCTTCACCTGCGTAAGTTTCACACTCTCATTGTGGCTGTGGCTGTTGCTTGTATTCGGTTTTTGGTGTTGTGTTAAAACTGATTTTGTGCAACCGTAATGATCACTTGGATGTCATTCTTGAGCAAGTGCAAAATATTTCATGGAAGGTATACTTTCCAGTTGGGTACTTTAAAATATGTGGGGTAATGGCATCCTGTCGTCTGGATACAATTACTAGACAGTCATCACCATTATCTCACCATACAGATGGTTTTCCACCATTCAGTGAACTTTGTTCTGCTCAATAAGTGAGAATTACATCAACAGAATGTTTTAAGTGTAAAGCACAAATCGGGTAGGAAAAAGATTTATGCTTAACAAGAGGAAAGTGGGACACTAACTTTGTTATTAAAATTTGAATATATGACCATGCATCATGAGAGCCAAACTCAACCAAAACAGCTGGTAAAACACTATAAACATTATTATAGAGGCTAAAATAAGTCTTTTGGGCCAACACAAGAGGTAGGCAACTTTAGATGAACAAAGAAGGAGAAGATGTCAGAATGCATTTGATGAAGGACAACCCTGCTTTCTTTCATTTGCTAGTCATTCATCTTAGATCTTAATTGTAGACATCTCTTAAAATGACTAATGCCGACCTTGTTTCTTGTCTGCAGTTTTTGGCTGTGGACACTCAGCTTCTCCTGGGCAACAAGAAGATGTCTCTGAGTCCAGAGGAGTACATTTTTGCCGCCCTCAACCTCTACACTGACATCATCAACATTTTCCTCTACATCCTGACTATTGTGGGACGCTCCCGGGAATGAGGCTGCACCTTAGAGAGAACAGGAGTGAGATAGAGAATGCCTCCTTTAATTGTGAAATTTTGCTAACATGCTCTCTAACTCAAACTTTTTCTTCACTCAGGCAGTTGTGCTGTGGAGCAGATTCAGCCTGTCATTAAAATCCAGCTGAGGgacactatttattttattcaaatcTTGCCATTTAGTGACAGAAGTATACTTCCTCCTttctttttattcaattttgaTCACTCTGCTTGCTGTTACTGCCCTATGCTTCTAACACGTGGCTACATTACCGATCCCCCAACTACCAGTTTGGCTCTGCTCATATAGTGTAAAAGCTGTTATCCTGTGGATGCCTTGCTGCAGAgattaaaagagaaaaatagagGGGAAGGTATCCGTAGCGCCTAAGAGAAGTTAGTGCTAGAAATACCCTCCTCCTTTAATCTGTCTGTTTTCCCCAAACATATCTCTTCCTTTGAGTCCGCTGGTGTAAAGTAACTCTGCATGGCAACACATGTGTTATGATCCTTTAGAGCTACCAGAGGAATACCTTTTAGCTTGCTTGTCACAGCTGTAAATAGTTAAGTGTATTACTGTATATGATACCAGTAACCCCAATCCCTGCCCCGAAAAGGCATGCTGGAGTGATTCATATGGATGTTGCTTTTTGGGAAAAATTTGCTCGGATGTCAAGACTTCACTTACCCAGTACAGTAACTAAACTCTTTTAATGGCAAAAGAAAAGACTAATGTTGGATGTATATGACTAACATGACCATGACTTAATATTCATAAACTATACTTacagaaaatattttcaaaagtaaGAAAATTTATGTTTTGAAATGATTGCTATGATTGCAAAGCTGAGATGTCCCCTtacctttttcctttttgtcatTACTGACCTCACTAATTTCCTCTCATCTGGTCATTAACGTGAAGTGAACATTTAgtgctgtatttattttttctcatttcaacTAATGTGAAAGGTTGAATTATTGGCATTTCTGACCATTTCTATACCAAGCTGATCCAAGTTTTCACTTCTGAATTTTAACATGAAGAAGTAGATGGATGACGGATTTATAACTCATCGATTGATTGAACTTAATGTAGATAACGGGTTGCTTTGAGGCTGCTTTAAGAAAGTGTTGAAGAAAACAAACGTGCACTATCACATACTGGTTACACCCCTAGCTAAAGGAATAAACATGCACTGGAAGCAAAAAAATACTTcctgcacataaacacacacaacttgaATGCTATATTTaccattcatattttttattctgTACCTTTTTATGTTTTGCTTTTTCAACTCATGCATGAACTTTTCCTCTCATTTTTCATGTGCTGATAATTCCCACTGTACAGGTATTCCTGTTTTGGAGAGAAACAGTGTTGTTTGGCAGCCctgttagacttttttttttttttttttttttttttttttaactcttgtgtttttatttaactaATGTGTACTGTACATAGAACTCCTTTAGTGGTTTGATGTGTATAGATAAAGAAATTGTGGGGCTTTGTAGGTCTGTTtgcattgtacagtatatttgcaTTAGCCTAAATCAAATGGACCACATTCCTCTACACTGCTGTTTGCTTTTCATTAAAACTGGATACAATGTGAAGGTGTCAAACtttgtttattcatttacaCAATCCcttaaaagacatttttctgATAAAACTAAATGCCATAGGTATTGCTTGTAAGTTAATTTATAAAAATTGTTGCCATTGCATAGCTTGTTAGCCATAGAGCTGAGACTTTTTCTAAATATAATGGCCCACTCAGGGCATATGTTTACATTTCTAGCCAAAGTTGAGGAATCCTTATTTGAGTTTTGTTATGTGTGATGTGTTCAAAATATTGCTAATTCAGCATTATAATGTTTTAGTCTTTAATTTACAACGGTCTCAAAAATCAAGTATCGGTCAGGTTTAAGGCGTATGAATAGTGGATACATTGTTACAGGcccacattttgatttaaaagattAAATGTCCttgaaatgcaaatgaatttattgaatgaagttATTTCcattcagcaaaaatatcattaCACAAAAGTGTCGATCTGTAAATAATGTGGACATTTGAAATATAAATCGGAGGTAAGCTTTACCCTGTGTTAGCCGAGGGGGAGTTATCATTATCCGTTACCTCCGCCGAGGAGGGTTTTCGGCCAagcttgtttatttgtttgtttgtatcaggattatggaaaaactactggcccgattttcatgaaactggTGGaggggtgtagcatgggccaaggaagaacacAATACATCCATGATCACGTGGCGGTTCGCAAATgatttttcactttcgttaacattaGGAGATAGGCCcttctattaatacatccatggataggccagggcatttgtgctgcattcaaggGGTGTCGGAATAATCGTAAAGATTAGTTCCCTACTGGGATAAAATCCACACGCATTAATTGTGTAGACAAAGCAGtaattgtttttcttccagCCACTGGCGACAACAAGTATGTAACTGTACTTTTCCTGCTATAAatcaatatataaatatatagtattttttatattaaaaaaatatgctactgtgtggggggggggggtgcaggcTCACTGTGGCGCCAAACGGGTTCTGGTTCCGTCCTCGTGCACATAGGTGCACACGTCCCTTCAGATAAGGACGGTTAGGACTCTGGATAGTTGAAGAAAAGACTCCTCTGGCTGGATAAACATGAGCGAATTGGCAGGTTAGACGGCGTAAATTTAAGTTGAACTATACGTAATTATAGTAGCAAAAGTATACTGATTTTAAAATGCCTACAATAAgtatttaagaaaacatttaagTTACTGCATAGCTAAGTAGTAACGTTAGCATCTGTTGGCTCTGTAAGGCTAACTTTTAATAAAACGGTGGTAACAGCATTGTATGCAGAATAGAGACTGCAAAGACGGCTAAATGTCAGTATCTTCCTTTGTAGCTGGCTAATCATTTAAGTATTACCGTTAATTACGTGTCattttaacttcatttaaattGGTAAAGACTAAATTGATGTGTTAACTAAAGGAGAAAGGTTAGTTAAGTTATATTTgtgttatcttatcttaaaacTATGTTAATTTTAACGTTACTTTATCTCAGTTTGAGCCCATTTGTAAATTGCTGTAACGGTATTGTTTTTGCAGAAAGCTTAGCTAGCTAAGTAAATTCATTTAAACCCACCTAACCTTTAGCCATGTATTTTATTAGGACAACCTGAAGATATCCCTAACATTACATGGAGTGacacttagctagctagctcagtGGTTCCTAAACCCTTTCACTtgaaggacccctaaactgacacaagaTAGACCACGGAGCCCCATTTGATAAGAAtgttgcttttagatgttttattacagaaggTGTATGAAACACAttaccaaaatagtcatacttTGTGTCATTGTGTTAGGCTACTTATGGATCGAATTATAGTGGAAATAAAGTATTCCTCTTTTTCCTGGGGTCTCCCTCAAGGACCcatttgggaaccactgagttAACATAAACCCACCTAACTTATAGCCATGTAACTAATAAGGCCAACCTGAAATTTAACCTAAACATTATATGGAGTGACACTTTTAGTTAGCTAACATGTGCTGTAGGCACATTGGAACATGATGGGAAATCAATGTTTAGACAAAAGTGTTTCACTTATctaacatttctttttatttaacaggatTCAACATTGAGGACTTGATTAATGTTACACCAATGAATGGAGGTAAACTTGCACAAAGTACAAATTAAACCAATCTTTAAAATCCCTAAACAAGGCTGATGTATTTTCATGCCCTGCTGTCAGGTGGAGGAATGCAGCAGGAGCCCAGAGTTGAACAGTTGATGGGCAAATTAAGAAGGCTGCAACAAGGTAGTGTTTGACTGACCTTGTGGCGTTTTTGAATTGTTAGTAAATCagatattttgaattgtcatgtgCACATAATGAGGTACTTCAGAGAACAGTTAGTTGTCATGGAGGGTACAGGCCTGGTCAGACCTAATAGCGACATCTTTCGGACAAATGggagatgttttgttttctattttagaATTGACACACTTGCACTTCCTTTGTATGTTGGATCTTTTCCTCTTAATTTGGGACAAAAACAATGCAGAAAGTGCATCACGTTTTCAATCTACTGCAAAGCATTTTGGTCAAGCACAAGGTACAAACCATAGATATATCTATTATATGGGAATAAACAGTACAAAGGGACGGCTGAGAAGTCACTGCCGCAAACCTCCGTCTTCGCGTTGAATTGTGCTTGTGTCGCGCATGCGTGGAGCTGTGGTACGAATCTTTAA
Above is a window of Sander vitreus isolate 19-12246 chromosome 14, sanVit1, whole genome shotgun sequence DNA encoding:
- the grinaa gene encoding glutamate receptor, ionotropic, N-methyl D-aspartate-associated protein 1a (glutamate binding); the protein is MSQEKSGYPVMGENNPLHNNVYGPPQPGFGMPPPNYSQAPGGPYPPAVGYGQPGFPQAGPGFAPGPYPQMPYPQMPYPQGPYPQGPYQQGVAQPGFLGDPSETVGSAGYHGDVPPSYYDNEEFTNSGFEDKSIRQAFIRKVFMVLTVQLMITFSFVAVFTFVDEAKFFVRRNPWTYYVSYAVFFVSLIVLSCCGDFRRKHPWNLVALSILTLSLSYMVGMIASFYDTETVIMAVGITAVVCFTVVLFSLQSKYDFTSCRGVLFVCLIVLLLFSILCIFIRHRILHIVYASLGALLFTCFLAVDTQLLLGNKKMSLSPEEYIFAALNLYTDIINIFLYILTIVGRSRE